The following coding sequences lie in one Manis pentadactyla isolate mManPen7 chromosome 19, mManPen7.hap1, whole genome shotgun sequence genomic window:
- the SLAMF8 gene encoding SLAM family member 8 isoform X2 gives MWSLWSLLLWEALLPATVTGVQVQGQVGSSALLVAARPPGFQVREAIWRSLWPSEELLATFFRGSLETLYRSRFLGRAQLHSNLSLELQPLESGDSGNFSVLLVDTGGRARTQILQLTVYDAAPRPVVQVFVAVPGEAQPPNTCQVLLFCCAPNSSDITYSWRRDPSTGSGTEPRGLFTGGQVLRVSLGPGDRGVAYSCIVSNPVSWDLATVTPWDSCHHGAGQATYRDALLVVAPISLLLLLAGLLSAWHCGPCAGKKRKDACTDRVAPETENPTV, from the exons ATGTGGTCCCTGTGGAGTCTGCTTCTCTGGGAAG CACTGCTTCCCGCTACAGTCACCGGGGTCCAAGTGCAGGGCCAGGTGGGGAGCTCAGCACTGCTGGTGGCCGCGCGCCCCCCTGGCTTCCAAGTCCGAGAGGCCATCTGGAGATCCCTCTGGCCCTCAGAGGAGCTCCTGGCCACGTTTTTCCGGGGCTCCCTGGAGACTCTGTACCGCTCCCGCTTCCTGGGCCGAGCCCAGCTGCACAGCAACCTCAGCCTGGAGCTCCAGCCGCTGGAGTCCGGAGACAGCGGCAACTTCTCCGTGcttctggtggacacaggagggCGGGCCCGGACCCAGATCCTGCAGCTCACGGTGTATG ATGCAGCGCCCAGGCCCGTGGTTCAAGTGTTCGTCGCTGTCCCAGGGGAGGCTCAGCCCCCCAACACCTGCCAGGTGCTCCTGTTCTGCTGCGCTCCCAACAGCAGTGACATAACCTACAGCTGGCGAAGGGACCCCTCCACTGGCTCTGGTACCGAGCCACGTGGCCTCTTCACGGGTGGACAGGTGCTCAGGGTGTCACTGGGACCAGGAGACAGGGGTGTGGCCTATTCCTGCATTGTGTCCAACCCTGTCAGCTGGGACTTGGCCACAGTCACCCCCTGGGACAGCTGCCACCATGGTGCAG GGCAGGCCACCTACAGAGATGCCCTGCTGGTGGTCGCGCCCATCTCGCTGCTCCTGCTCCTGGCCGGTCTCCTCTCGGCCTGGCACTGCGGACCCTGCGCAG GGAAAAAGAGGAAGGACGCCTGTACTGACAGAGTGGCTCCAGAGACAGAGAACCCCACTGTGTAG
- the SLAMF8 gene encoding SLAM family member 8 isoform X1 — protein sequence MWSLWSLLLWEDSSFLWELRGHSGQFLFLPVRFPGPALLPATVTGVQVQGQVGSSALLVAARPPGFQVREAIWRSLWPSEELLATFFRGSLETLYRSRFLGRAQLHSNLSLELQPLESGDSGNFSVLLVDTGGRARTQILQLTVYDAAPRPVVQVFVAVPGEAQPPNTCQVLLFCCAPNSSDITYSWRRDPSTGSGTEPRGLFTGGQVLRVSLGPGDRGVAYSCIVSNPVSWDLATVTPWDSCHHGAGQATYRDALLVVAPISLLLLLAGLLSAWHCGPCAGKKRKDACTDRVAPETENPTV from the exons ATGTGGTCCCTGTGGAGTCTGCTTCTCTGGGAAG ACTCCAGCTTCCTCTGGGAGCTCCGGGGACACAGCggccagtttctcttcctccctgtgcGATTCCCAGGCCCTG CACTGCTTCCCGCTACAGTCACCGGGGTCCAAGTGCAGGGCCAGGTGGGGAGCTCAGCACTGCTGGTGGCCGCGCGCCCCCCTGGCTTCCAAGTCCGAGAGGCCATCTGGAGATCCCTCTGGCCCTCAGAGGAGCTCCTGGCCACGTTTTTCCGGGGCTCCCTGGAGACTCTGTACCGCTCCCGCTTCCTGGGCCGAGCCCAGCTGCACAGCAACCTCAGCCTGGAGCTCCAGCCGCTGGAGTCCGGAGACAGCGGCAACTTCTCCGTGcttctggtggacacaggagggCGGGCCCGGACCCAGATCCTGCAGCTCACGGTGTATG ATGCAGCGCCCAGGCCCGTGGTTCAAGTGTTCGTCGCTGTCCCAGGGGAGGCTCAGCCCCCCAACACCTGCCAGGTGCTCCTGTTCTGCTGCGCTCCCAACAGCAGTGACATAACCTACAGCTGGCGAAGGGACCCCTCCACTGGCTCTGGTACCGAGCCACGTGGCCTCTTCACGGGTGGACAGGTGCTCAGGGTGTCACTGGGACCAGGAGACAGGGGTGTGGCCTATTCCTGCATTGTGTCCAACCCTGTCAGCTGGGACTTGGCCACAGTCACCCCCTGGGACAGCTGCCACCATGGTGCAG GGCAGGCCACCTACAGAGATGCCCTGCTGGTGGTCGCGCCCATCTCGCTGCTCCTGCTCCTGGCCGGTCTCCTCTCGGCCTGGCACTGCGGACCCTGCGCAG GGAAAAAGAGGAAGGACGCCTGTACTGACAGAGTGGCTCCAGAGACAGAGAACCCCACTGTGTAG
- the SLAMF8 gene encoding SLAM family member 8 isoform X3, with protein sequence MWSLWSLLLWEEELLATFFRGSLETLYRSRFLGRAQLHSNLSLELQPLESGDSGNFSVLLVDTGGRARTQILQLTVYDAAPRPVVQVFVAVPGEAQPPNTCQVLLFCCAPNSSDITYSWRRDPSTGSGTEPRGLFTGGQVLRVSLGPGDRGVAYSCIVSNPVSWDLATVTPWDSCHHGAGQATYRDALLVVAPISLLLLLAGLLSAWHCGPCAGKKRKDACTDRVAPETENPTV encoded by the exons ATGTGGTCCCTGTGGAGTCTGCTTCTCTGGGAAG AGGAGCTCCTGGCCACGTTTTTCCGGGGCTCCCTGGAGACTCTGTACCGCTCCCGCTTCCTGGGCCGAGCCCAGCTGCACAGCAACCTCAGCCTGGAGCTCCAGCCGCTGGAGTCCGGAGACAGCGGCAACTTCTCCGTGcttctggtggacacaggagggCGGGCCCGGACCCAGATCCTGCAGCTCACGGTGTATG ATGCAGCGCCCAGGCCCGTGGTTCAAGTGTTCGTCGCTGTCCCAGGGGAGGCTCAGCCCCCCAACACCTGCCAGGTGCTCCTGTTCTGCTGCGCTCCCAACAGCAGTGACATAACCTACAGCTGGCGAAGGGACCCCTCCACTGGCTCTGGTACCGAGCCACGTGGCCTCTTCACGGGTGGACAGGTGCTCAGGGTGTCACTGGGACCAGGAGACAGGGGTGTGGCCTATTCCTGCATTGTGTCCAACCCTGTCAGCTGGGACTTGGCCACAGTCACCCCCTGGGACAGCTGCCACCATGGTGCAG GGCAGGCCACCTACAGAGATGCCCTGCTGGTGGTCGCGCCCATCTCGCTGCTCCTGCTCCTGGCCGGTCTCCTCTCGGCCTGGCACTGCGGACCCTGCGCAG GGAAAAAGAGGAAGGACGCCTGTACTGACAGAGTGGCTCCAGAGACAGAGAACCCCACTGTGTAG